In Populus alba chromosome 1, ASM523922v2, whole genome shotgun sequence, a single window of DNA contains:
- the LOC118061033 gene encoding YTH domain-containing protein ECT2, protein MDENVVDPSKVAISAGPLRVDASNNASPSRIQSVYRGGYGNMIGRLGTCFPDTNVECLENGSHGIYSDSSSLLFHGHPQMQQRSLGPFMPVLPSISGHGRLYNAQELPNSDPRYHQHLVSQNISYVAAQDPFSQTKLPDNIELPGDGNRMGPRPSYLPPPGSLGGGSSFSRHSGGFKFLQQGFEGIESGELWADWSKPSNGKSTLVHFSSQAASPKQIGSVGLSANHCGMVSQRKELFYGLGSHRSPSYKCVPQGLNDRDLGYDVLPSSIFGTNGRNWPTLHEGRQGGRCNDFSCSCTIALDTLSERNRGPRAFKPRSQATENASVVDNHQKAVADVHSESHNQVDFATDYKDAKFFVIKSYSEDNVHKSIKYGVWASTPNGNKKLDAAYREAKENHGTCPIFLLFSVNASAQFCGVAEMVGPVDFDKNVDFWQQDKWSGQFPVKWHIIKDVPNSQFRHIVLENNDNKPVTNSRDTQEVELEQGAEMLGLFKNYESHSSILDDFQFYEERQKVMQVRKSRPQASMVSAPVAGVSERNPVPFSNDLIKKMSKSFAEAVLLKEDERVHPRSHLLQDMMGAEPEKRS, encoded by the exons ATGGATGAAAATGTGGTTGATCCTAGCAAGGTTGCTATTAGCGCTGGTCCTCTGAGAGTTGATGCTTCAAATAACGCATCTCCTTCCCGGATACAGTCAGTCTACCGCGGAG GTTATGGCAATATGATTGGCAGACTGGGAACATGTTTTCCAGATACCAATGTTGAGTGCTTGGAAAATGGTTCTCAT GGCATCTACAGTGATTCTTCATCTCTTCTATTCCATGGCCACCCTCAAATGCAACAAAGATCACTTGGCCCATTCATGCCAGTGCTGCCTTCTATTAGTGGTCATGGCCGGTTATATAATGCACAAGAGCTGCCTAACTCGGATCCACGTTATCACCAGCACCTTGTTTCACAAAACATTTCATATGTTGCCGCACAAGACCCATTCTCTCAAACTAAATTGCCAGACAACATTGAGCTGCCAGGGGATGGCAACAGAATGGGGCCTAGGCCAAGTTACCTGCCTCCACCAGGATCTTTGGGTGGTGGAAGCAGCTTTTCTCGACACTCTGGTGGCTTTAAATTCTTGCAGCAAGGGTTTGAGGGAATTGAAAGTGGTGAATTGTGGGCAGATTGGTCAAAACCCTCAAATGGGAAGAGTACATTGGTGCATTTTTCATCACAAGCAGCTTCCCCAAAGCAAATCGGTTCAGTAGGTTTGTCTGCGAATCATTGTGGAATG GTTTCTCAACGAAAAGAATTGTTTTATGGGCTTGGATCTCATCGAAGTCCCAGCTATAAATGTGTTCCTCAAGGTCTTAACGATCGAGATTTAGGGTATGATGTTTTGCCCTCTTCCATTTTTGGAACAAATGGTCGAAACTGGCCAACACTTCATGAAGGAAGACAGGGGGGGAGGTGCAATGACTTTTCGTGCAGCTGTACTATTGCACTTGATACACTAAGCGAGCGAAATAGGGGACCTAGGGCATTCAAGCCTAGGAGTCAGGCAACAGAAAATGCTTCTGTAGTTGATAATCACCAGAAGGCAGTTGCTGATGTTCATAGTGAATCTCACAACCAAGTGGATTTTGCTACTGATTATAAGGATGCAAAGTTCTTTGTCATAAAATCGTACAGTGAAGATAATGTTCATAAGAGTATAAAGTATGGTGTTTGGGCAAGCACTCCAAATGGCAACAAGAAATTAGATGCTGCTTACCGTGAAGCAAAGGAAAATCATGGGACATGCCCgatctttctgttgttttca GTGAATGCCAGTGCACAGTTCTGTGGAGTGGCCGAGATGGTTGGACCTGTGGACTTTGACAAGAATGTGGATTTCTGGCAACAGGATAAGTGGTCTGGGCAGTTTCCTGTGAAGTGGCATATTATTAAAGATGTCCCCAACAGTCAGTTTCGTCACATTGTGCTTGAAAACAATGACAACAAGCCAGTTACTAACAGTAGAGATACTCAAGAG GTGGAGCTGGAACAGGGTGCTGAGATGTTAGGcctatttaaaaactatgaaagCCATTCTTCTATCCTagatgattttcaattttatgaagAGAGGCAGAAAGTTATGCAGGTGAGGAAATCGAGGCCACAAGCAAGCATGGTTTCTGCTCCAGTGGCTGGAGTTAGTGAACGAAATCCCGTTCCGTTTTCTAATGACTTGATAAAGAAAATGTCAAAGAGTTTTGCCGAAGCTGTTTTGCTGAAGGAGGATGAAAGAGTGCATCCTCGCTCACATCTGCTGCAAGATATGATGGGAGCTGAACCTGAAAAACGAAGCTGA
- the LOC118061044 gene encoding non-specific lipid transfer protein GPI-anchored 1, whose amino-acid sequence MRSQSLVLLGVLLFFASSASVFRAVDGDSLSAECSSAFQKVMGCLSYATGKANTPTKDCCSAVQGVKDSEPKCLCYVMQQAHNGSAQFKSLGVQEAKLLQLPTACQLQNASLSFCPKLLGLSPGSADAAIFTNASTTATPAASTGTGKSQGIDSGGIQLRPPLAGLLMIVAAIFVFAFPAGSASMFQVLG is encoded by the exons ATGAGAAGCCAGTCCCTTGTTTTGCTGGGTGTGTTGCTGTTCTTTGCTTCTAGTGCTTCAGTTTTTAGGGCTGTTGATGGGGATAGTTTGTCTGCGGAGTGTAGCAGTGCCTTCCAGAAGGTGATGGGTTGCTTGAGCTATGCTACAGGGAAAGCGAACACGCCCACGAAAGATTGCTGCAGTGCAGTGCAGGGCGTAAAAGATAGCGAACCAAAATGCTTGTGTTATGTCATGCAACAAGCACATAATGGTAGTGCACAGTTCAAGAGCTTGGGTGTTCAGGAGGCTAAGTTGCTTCAGCTCCCTACTGCTTGCCAGTTGCAGAATGCCAGTCTTAGTTTCTGCCCCA AGCTTCTAGGCCTATCTCCTGGCTCTGCAGACGCTGCCATTTTCACAAATGCTTCAACAACAGCAACTCCGGCTGCATCAACAGGAACAGGAAAGTCACAAGGTATTGATTCCGGTGGAATCCAGCTGAGACCTCCCCTTGCAGGTCTATTGATGATTGTTGCAGCCATCTTCGTATTTGCTTTCCCTGCTGGGTCTGCCTCTATGTTCCAGGTTTTAGGGTGA